A region of Larimichthys crocea isolate SSNF chromosome X, L_crocea_2.0, whole genome shotgun sequence DNA encodes the following proteins:
- the hmgxb4b gene encoding uncharacterized protein hmgxb4b isoform X3 gives MVELSPNLMELSLNLMEQSPPPSSLCIQTDGGSEERRTSRRTCCIHVAQQRATLIRTVTPPSSPVTGRPRLFIPSSPCSPSGSPWDTPPVSAAAHLHLLGESLSLIGHHLQETDKMVSVPGSLSLLLDSLLCALAPLICLTTEIPELRSCTQHTLSSTLENISYVMPGMELCGRVVQLNNMVVLEEILCSVSSQERLECNFSLLFLLKQPGTSLVAGLSTCHFVSFVLDVDGRMVEQ, from the exons ATGGTGGAGCTGAGTCCGAACCTGATGGAGCTGAGTCTGAACCTGATGGAGCAGAGccctccaccttcctccctGTGTATCCAGACGGATGGAGgatcagaggagaggag GACCTCCAGGAGGACTTGTTGCATCCATGTTGCCCAGCAGAGGGCAACATTGATCAG AACCGTCACCCCTCCGAGCTCTCCGGTAACCGGCAGGCCTCGTCTGTTCATACCGTCTTCCCCCTGCAGTCCCAGCGGTTCACCCTGGGACACTCCTCCTGTCAGTGCTGCAGCTCACCTACACCTGTTGGGGGAATCCCTGTCCCTGATTGGACACCATCTTCAGGAGACAGAT aaaATGGTGAGCGTGCCGGGTAGCTTGTCTCTGCTGTTGGACTCTCTGCTGTGCGCCCTGGCTCCTCTAATCTGCCTCACGACGGAGATACCAGAGCTGAGGAgctgcacacagcacacactg tccTCGACTCTGGAAAACATTTCCTACGTGATGCCCGGCAT GGAACTATGTGGTCGAGTGGTGCAGCTGAACAATATGGTCGTGCTTGAGGAAATCCTTTGCTCGGTGTCGAGCCAAGAGAGGCTAGAGTGCAACTTTTCACTGCTGTTTCTATTAAAGCAGCCAGGAACGAGTCTAGTGGCTGGACTTTCAACTTGTCATTTTGTAAGTTTTGTTTTGGATGTAGACGGACGCATGGTTGaacaatga
- the hmgxb4b gene encoding uncharacterized protein hmgxb4b isoform X5: MSQQTDEEAEAEWGSAKRDGGAESEPDGAESEPDGAEPSTFLPVYPDGWRIRGEEDLQEDLLHPCCPAEGNIDQSNPASMLEYWVYLDNQNNVPDCPVTRTVTPPSSPVTGRPRLFIPSSPCSPSGSPWDTPPVSAAAHLHLLGESLSLIGHHLQETDKMVSVPGSLSLLLDSLLCALAPLICLTTEIPELRSCTQHTLGTMWSSGAAEQYGRA; the protein is encoded by the exons ATGAGTCAGCAGACAGACGAGGAGGCGGAGGCCGAGTGGGGAAGCGCTAAAC GTGATGGTGGAGCTGAGTCCGAACCTGATGGAGCTGAGTCTGAACCTGATGGAGCAGAGccctccaccttcctccctGTGTATCCAGACGGATGGAGgatcagaggagaggag GACCTCCAGGAGGACTTGTTGCATCCATGTTGCCCAGCAGAGGGCAACATTGATCAG TCAAATCCAGCCTCCATGTTAGAGTACTGGGTGTATCTAGATAACCAGAACAACGTGCCCGACTGTCCCGTCACCAGAACCGTCACCCCTCCGAGCTCTCCGGTAACCGGCAGGCCTCGTCTGTTCATACCGTCTTCCCCCTGCAGTCCCAGCGGTTCACCCTGGGACACTCCTCCTGTCAGTGCTGCAGCTCACCTACACCTGTTGGGGGAATCCCTGTCCCTGATTGGACACCATCTTCAGGAGACAGAT aaaATGGTGAGCGTGCCGGGTAGCTTGTCTCTGCTGTTGGACTCTCTGCTGTGCGCCCTGGCTCCTCTAATCTGCCTCACGACGGAGATACCAGAGCTGAGGAgctgcacacagcacacactg GGAACTATGTGGTCGAGTGGTGCAGCTGAACAATATGGTCGTGCTTGA
- the hmgxb4b gene encoding uncharacterized protein hmgxb4b isoform X1, with translation MSQQTDEEAEAEWGSAKRDGGAESEPDGAESEPDGAEPSTFLPVYPDGWRIRGEEDLQEDLLHPCCPAEGNIDQSNPASMLEYWVYLDNQNNVPDCPVTRTVTPPSSPVTGRPRLFIPSSPCSPSGSPWDTPPVSAAAHLHLLGESLSLIGHHLQETDKMVSVPGSLSLLLDSLLCALAPLICLTTEIPELRSCTQHTLSSTLENISYVMPGMELCGRVVQLNNMVVLEEILCSVSSQERLECNFSLLFLLKQPGTSLVAGLSTCHFVSFVLDVDGRMVEQ, from the exons ATGAGTCAGCAGACAGACGAGGAGGCGGAGGCCGAGTGGGGAAGCGCTAAAC GTGATGGTGGAGCTGAGTCCGAACCTGATGGAGCTGAGTCTGAACCTGATGGAGCAGAGccctccaccttcctccctGTGTATCCAGACGGATGGAGgatcagaggagaggag GACCTCCAGGAGGACTTGTTGCATCCATGTTGCCCAGCAGAGGGCAACATTGATCAG TCAAATCCAGCCTCCATGTTAGAGTACTGGGTGTATCTAGATAACCAGAACAACGTGCCCGACTGTCCCGTCACCAGAACCGTCACCCCTCCGAGCTCTCCGGTAACCGGCAGGCCTCGTCTGTTCATACCGTCTTCCCCCTGCAGTCCCAGCGGTTCACCCTGGGACACTCCTCCTGTCAGTGCTGCAGCTCACCTACACCTGTTGGGGGAATCCCTGTCCCTGATTGGACACCATCTTCAGGAGACAGAT aaaATGGTGAGCGTGCCGGGTAGCTTGTCTCTGCTGTTGGACTCTCTGCTGTGCGCCCTGGCTCCTCTAATCTGCCTCACGACGGAGATACCAGAGCTGAGGAgctgcacacagcacacactg tccTCGACTCTGGAAAACATTTCCTACGTGATGCCCGGCAT GGAACTATGTGGTCGAGTGGTGCAGCTGAACAATATGGTCGTGCTTGAGGAAATCCTTTGCTCGGTGTCGAGCCAAGAGAGGCTAGAGTGCAACTTTTCACTGCTGTTTCTATTAAAGCAGCCAGGAACGAGTCTAGTGGCTGGACTTTCAACTTGTCATTTTGTAAGTTTTGTTTTGGATGTAGACGGACGCATGGTTGaacaatga
- the hmgxb4b gene encoding uncharacterized protein hmgxb4b isoform X2 gives MSQQTDEEAEAEWGSAKRDDGAESEPDGAEPSTFLPVYPDGWRIRGEEDLQEDLLHPCCPAEGNIDQSNPASMLEYWVYLDNQNNVPDCPVTRTVTPPSSPVTGRPRLFIPSSPCSPSGSPWDTPPVSAAAHLHLLGESLSLIGHHLQETDKMVSVPGSLSLLLDSLLCALAPLICLTTEIPELRSCTQHTLSSTLENISYVMPGMELCGRVVQLNNMVVLEEILCSVSSQERLECNFSLLFLLKQPGTSLVAGLSTCHFVSFVLDVDGRMVEQ, from the exons ATGAGTCAGCAGACAGACGAGGAGGCGGAGGCCGAGTGGGGAAGCGCTAAACGTGA TGATGGAGCTGAGTCTGAACCTGATGGAGCAGAGccctccaccttcctccctGTGTATCCAGACGGATGGAGgatcagaggagaggag GACCTCCAGGAGGACTTGTTGCATCCATGTTGCCCAGCAGAGGGCAACATTGATCAG TCAAATCCAGCCTCCATGTTAGAGTACTGGGTGTATCTAGATAACCAGAACAACGTGCCCGACTGTCCCGTCACCAGAACCGTCACCCCTCCGAGCTCTCCGGTAACCGGCAGGCCTCGTCTGTTCATACCGTCTTCCCCCTGCAGTCCCAGCGGTTCACCCTGGGACACTCCTCCTGTCAGTGCTGCAGCTCACCTACACCTGTTGGGGGAATCCCTGTCCCTGATTGGACACCATCTTCAGGAGACAGAT aaaATGGTGAGCGTGCCGGGTAGCTTGTCTCTGCTGTTGGACTCTCTGCTGTGCGCCCTGGCTCCTCTAATCTGCCTCACGACGGAGATACCAGAGCTGAGGAgctgcacacagcacacactg tccTCGACTCTGGAAAACATTTCCTACGTGATGCCCGGCAT GGAACTATGTGGTCGAGTGGTGCAGCTGAACAATATGGTCGTGCTTGAGGAAATCCTTTGCTCGGTGTCGAGCCAAGAGAGGCTAGAGTGCAACTTTTCACTGCTGTTTCTATTAAAGCAGCCAGGAACGAGTCTAGTGGCTGGACTTTCAACTTGTCATTTTGTAAGTTTTGTTTTGGATGTAGACGGACGCATGGTTGaacaatga
- the hmgxb4b gene encoding uncharacterized protein hmgxb4b isoform X4, which translates to MMELSLNLMEQSPPPSSLCIQTDGGSEERRTSRRTCCIHVAQQRATLIRTVTPPSSPVTGRPRLFIPSSPCSPSGSPWDTPPVSAAAHLHLLGESLSLIGHHLQETDKMVSVPGSLSLLLDSLLCALAPLICLTTEIPELRSCTQHTLSSTLENISYVMPGMELCGRVVQLNNMVVLEEILCSVSSQERLECNFSLLFLLKQPGTSLVAGLSTCHFVSFVLDVDGRMVEQ; encoded by the exons A TGATGGAGCTGAGTCTGAACCTGATGGAGCAGAGccctccaccttcctccctGTGTATCCAGACGGATGGAGgatcagaggagaggag GACCTCCAGGAGGACTTGTTGCATCCATGTTGCCCAGCAGAGGGCAACATTGATCAG AACCGTCACCCCTCCGAGCTCTCCGGTAACCGGCAGGCCTCGTCTGTTCATACCGTCTTCCCCCTGCAGTCCCAGCGGTTCACCCTGGGACACTCCTCCTGTCAGTGCTGCAGCTCACCTACACCTGTTGGGGGAATCCCTGTCCCTGATTGGACACCATCTTCAGGAGACAGAT aaaATGGTGAGCGTGCCGGGTAGCTTGTCTCTGCTGTTGGACTCTCTGCTGTGCGCCCTGGCTCCTCTAATCTGCCTCACGACGGAGATACCAGAGCTGAGGAgctgcacacagcacacactg tccTCGACTCTGGAAAACATTTCCTACGTGATGCCCGGCAT GGAACTATGTGGTCGAGTGGTGCAGCTGAACAATATGGTCGTGCTTGAGGAAATCCTTTGCTCGGTGTCGAGCCAAGAGAGGCTAGAGTGCAACTTTTCACTGCTGTTTCTATTAAAGCAGCCAGGAACGAGTCTAGTGGCTGGACTTTCAACTTGTCATTTTGTAAGTTTTGTTTTGGATGTAGACGGACGCATGGTTGaacaatga
- the hmox1b gene encoding heme oxygenase has protein sequence METEKKTSQQMTDTDLSEQIKKVTKDSHVRAENTELMLSFQRGRVTLQQYKLLLCSLYEIYQALEEELDRNSNHPGVAPIYFPAELARLEAIEKDLEYFYGQDWREKIVVPAATKRYSHRLRQIGKENPEFLVAHAYTRYLGDLSGGQVLSRIAQKSMGLKGSEGLSFFAFPGVTSPNLFKQLYRSRMNSVELTEEERNGVLEEAVRAFELNIQVFDDLQKMLNVTDNKSQNRSLTHSMPVQTLQIKTTPLLRMLLGLLVAVATVSVGLYAF, from the exons atggagacagagaagaagaccTCACAGCAGATGACTGACAC GGATCTGTCGGAGCAAATCAAAAAGGTGACGAAGGACAGTCACGTCAGGGCGGAGAACACGGAGCTGATGCTGAGCTTCCAGCGGGGTCGGGTCACCCTGCAGCAGTATAAG ctcctcctgtgCTCGCTGTACGAGATCTACCAGGCTCTGGAGGAAGAGCTGGACAGGAACTCCAACCACCCTGGTGTCGCACCCATTTACTTCCCGGCTGAACTTGCCAGGCTGGAGGCCATCGAGAAGGACCTGGAGTACTTCTACGGACAGGACTGGAGAGAGAAGATCGTCGTCCCCGCGGCCACTAAAAGATACAGCCACAGACTCAGACAA atcgGTAAAGAAAACCCTGAATTTCTGGTGGCCCACGCGTACACCCGGTACCTCGGCGATCTGTCCGGAGGGCAGGTCCTGAGTCGAATCGCCCAGAAGTCCATGGGGCTGAAGGGCAGCGAGGGTCTGTCGTTCTTCGCCTTCCCCGGCGTGACCAGCCCCAACCTGTTCAAACAGCTGTATCGCAGCCGGATGAACAGCGTGGAGctgacggaggaggagaggaacggCGTGCTGGAAGAGGCCGTCCGAGCCTTCGAGCTCAACATTCAG gtatTTGATGATTTACAGAAGATGTTGAACGTCACTGACAACAAGTCGCAGAACCGTTCACTGACACACTCGATGCCGGTCCAAACGCTCCAGATCAAAACGACGCCGCTGCTCCGGATGCTCCTGGGACTGTTGGTGGCCGTGGCCACAGTCAGCGTGGGACTCTACGCTTTCTAG